One Polynucleobacter sp. MG-5-Ahmo-C2 genomic window carries:
- a CDS encoding glycosyltransferase family 9 protein, with the protein MTPLPKNARVCVMSARRYGDAIMNAVALKEAAQVRPDIEWIIWTKPEFAPLFRLMGFHRIITAQFPIAGGVPRVLQGGWLSLLKSITQLHKLQVDASIDFIGDARESFLGMLISGRRHHSPRWEGQAPPHWMKRLIWNYSLPWVKYIPVASDNGWAYQFVTLLISNVLGCNIEAKGSSLPLSSPLRIAFHPYSSQAFKQWPTENWLMLAKILADKGVQTSILCSPAELALANTQFGHAAYSIPIFSNESIEKLASEVNKIDLLIGVDSFLVHLASALGKRTIVINAGNLPQWWAPPNSIAIGQSGGCPHYPCSNEPTCLGQTHEAICIRSISPEQVLNAISLDLVTHSSTP; encoded by the coding sequence GTGACCCCGCTTCCCAAAAATGCCCGTGTTTGCGTCATGAGTGCACGTCGCTATGGCGATGCGATTATGAATGCAGTTGCCCTAAAAGAGGCGGCACAAGTTCGCCCTGACATTGAATGGATCATCTGGACTAAACCAGAGTTTGCCCCACTCTTTAGGCTGATGGGCTTTCATCGCATCATCACAGCCCAGTTTCCGATTGCTGGCGGCGTTCCTAGAGTACTTCAAGGTGGCTGGCTGTCTTTATTGAAGTCGATCACCCAACTCCACAAGCTTCAAGTAGATGCGAGCATCGATTTTATTGGCGATGCTCGTGAATCCTTTTTAGGAATGCTTATTAGTGGCAGGCGCCATCATTCCCCAAGGTGGGAAGGGCAAGCACCCCCTCATTGGATGAAACGTTTAATTTGGAATTACTCACTACCCTGGGTTAAATATATCCCAGTAGCTTCTGATAATGGCTGGGCGTACCAGTTTGTAACATTACTCATTTCAAACGTGCTGGGCTGCAACATTGAAGCAAAAGGGAGTTCATTACCCTTGAGCTCTCCTCTCAGGATTGCATTTCACCCATACTCTAGCCAAGCTTTCAAACAATGGCCTACTGAAAATTGGCTAATGCTTGCAAAGATCCTTGCTGACAAAGGAGTTCAGACTAGTATTCTTTGCTCTCCAGCAGAGCTAGCTCTTGCCAATACGCAGTTTGGCCATGCAGCATACTCTATCCCGATTTTCTCTAACGAGTCTATTGAAAAGCTAGCTTCAGAAGTAAATAAAATAGATTTATTAATTGGGGTAGATAGCTTTTTAGTTCATTTGGCTTCTGCGCTTGGTAAAAGAACGATTGTGATTAATGCTGGCAATCTTCCGCAATGGTGGGCGCCTCCAAACTCAATAGCGATTGGCCAAAGTGGCGGGTGCCCTCATTACCCCTGCTCTAATGAGCCAACCTGTCTGGGTCAAACTCATGAAGCTATCTGCATTCGGTCAATTTCTCCTGAGCAAGTCTTAAATGCCATTTCTCTAGATTTAGTAACCCACTCTAGTACACCATAA
- a CDS encoding WecB/TagA/CpsF family glycosyltransferase, with translation MTTKTLFNSSHRVQAEVIGIPVDIGNIKGISKKLMLLAGQKNNAGGYICVANVHMLTIAHESAVFKSALQNAKLVVPDGMPLVWTQKLKGFKQAERVSGPDLMLELCKLASLEGKSIYLLGSNAQTLSLLSQKLLGQFPNLQIAGIYAPEKLPEQALLDQSLVDKINSSGASFLFVGLGCPKQEYWCATHAPHLKAIALGVGAAFDFHAGTKKRPPKLIQQWGLEWLYRLLSEPGRLWRRYLVSNSEFVYLSLKDFLGFKQHN, from the coding sequence ATGACCACCAAAACCTTATTCAATAGTTCGCACAGAGTCCAGGCTGAAGTAATTGGGATTCCAGTAGATATTGGCAACATAAAAGGCATCTCAAAAAAACTCATGCTACTGGCAGGTCAGAAAAATAATGCCGGGGGATATATTTGCGTAGCAAATGTCCACATGCTCACCATTGCACATGAGAGCGCAGTATTCAAATCCGCTCTTCAAAATGCTAAGTTAGTTGTTCCTGATGGAATGCCCTTGGTATGGACACAAAAGCTGAAGGGTTTTAAACAAGCAGAGCGGGTATCAGGCCCTGATTTAATGCTGGAGTTATGTAAATTGGCTTCGCTTGAGGGCAAATCCATTTACTTGCTTGGGAGCAATGCCCAGACCTTGAGTCTCTTATCGCAAAAGCTTTTGGGACAATTTCCAAATCTGCAAATTGCAGGCATCTATGCCCCTGAAAAACTTCCTGAGCAAGCTTTGCTTGATCAGAGCTTGGTAGATAAAATTAATTCTTCTGGAGCCAGCTTCTTATTTGTTGGTTTGGGCTGCCCAAAGCAAGAATATTGGTGCGCAACCCATGCACCCCATCTAAAAGCAATTGCGCTCGGTGTCGGAGCCGCTTTTGATTTCCATGCCGGGACCAAAAAAAGACCTCCTAAGCTAATTCAGCAGTGGGGTTTGGAGTGGTTATATAGACTCCTTTCAGAGCCAGGGAGACTATGGAGAAGATACTTAGTGAGTAACAGTGAATTTGTCTATCTTTCCCTCAAAGATTTTTTAGGCTTTAAGCAGCACAATTAA